AGGTGTTGCGATCCTTTTGTCACCTGAAGCGGCCGCGGAACTCGGTATCGTAAAAGATTCGAACGTCATCGTAAAGATCACAAAGCGGAGCGGCGAGCTCGACGAAGCGGTATCGGGAACTGCCGTTATCGCACAAGGGGAGACGCTTCTTTCCGCGGAAGAAAATACGGAAAGCGCTGCGGCAGACAGCGGGGTTAAAGGAACGGACTCGGCTGAAAGTGAAGATAAAAGCGGAGAAGAAACGCCGCCTGTTTCGGGTGATGAGACTTTGATTTCCGAAAGCGCAGATGATGCCGCACCGGCTGAAGCCGACGTTCAAAACGACGAAAGCGAAGTCGATAAGGCGGGAAGCGATGATGCGGAAGCGATTTCCGATGAGCGCGTAACGGACGAACCGGTCGTAACGGAAGCGGAAGGTGAAGAAGGAGAGCGCATTGCTGAGAAAACGGACGCACAAGAGGAAGCTTCCGATGAAGGCGAAGCCGTGCCCGAAACGATAGGTGCGACCGAAGAAGAAGCTTTGCCCGATGAAAAAGTCATCGCAGAGGACGTGCCCGAAGATGTGCGGGAAAAGTCGGAAGCGGCAGCGGAAGATATACCGGCGGAATCGGAGGCGATTTCCGATGAGCGCGTGACGGACGAACCGGTCGTAACGGAAGCCGAATCGGATGAAATGCCCGCTGAGGCGGAAGAAAGGGTGTCTTCCGAAAGCGTACCGTCTGCCGAAAGCGTACCGTCTGCCGAAAGTGTGCCGTCCGCCGAAAGTGTGCCGTCCGCCGAAAGTGTGCCGTCCGCCGAAGCAGCCGATGAAAAGATCGCCGATGTTCCGCCTGAAGAAGAGCGGGATATCGCAGGCGATACGCTGCCTGAAAGCGATAAAGCGCCGGAGGATGAAAAAGGGGGGGCGGAAGAGCTCATCGCAGAACCCGTCGAAAGTGCGCCTCCGGCGGACGATAATTCCTATAAAGCGATCGTGCTTACGGATGCGGACGATTCGGAGAGTAAAACGGAGAGTGCGGCTGAAGCTTCCGCAGAAACCCGCACGACCGAAAGCCTACAAGCCGAATCCGTCAGCGAAAGCGATGTGAGCACCGCACAAAGCACCGTTTCCCCATCGCGCGACTTGGGAAGTGCCGCATCGATAGCGCGCGAATACGGCGTACGTACGGCGGAAAATCTTTCGTCGCTCGACAAAGGAACCTATTACGTGCAGATAGCGGCTTTTTCGGCTCCGTCCAATATCCGCGAAACGCTCGGCAAGTACGGCCGCGATTATCCCGTAACGCTCGTACCTCTCGCATCGGGGGGCGCGACGCAGGTTATGATCGGACCGCTTTCCGTCGACGAATACGCGGTCGTTTTGGAGCGGTTTAAGTTGTACGGTTACAAAGATGCGTTTGTTCGGAAAATCCGCTGATTTCGTGCGGACTGTACATTGATTAATAATTATTAAAAAGCCGCCTCGTCCGAGGCGGTCTTTTTTTATCGATGGCGATTATTTTACTTCGTATATCCAGCCTTTCGGCGCGGGGATGTGTCCCATCTGTATGCCCGTGAGCGTGTCGTACAGTTTTTGGAGCACGGGGCCCATGCCGTTTTCGCAGGCGGAAAAGCGTATGTCCCTGCCGTGATCGTATATGCCGCACACGGGGGAGATGACCGCCGCCGTTCCGCACAAACCGCATTCGGCGAACGATGCAAGCTCCCGCTTATCGATTTTGCGCTCTTCGACGGGGACGTGCAGAATATTTTCCGCGATGTACACGAGCGAGCGGCGAGTGATCGACGGAAGGATCGTGTCGGATTTCGGAGTAACGATTTTGCCGTCGTGCGTAATGAACAGAACATTGGCGCCGCCCGTCTCTTCGATAAACGTGTGTGTCGCGGGATCGAGGTAGATGTTTTCGGCAAATCCGTTTTTATGCGCGTCGACGATGTTGTGCAAACTCATCGCGTAATTGATACCCGCTTTGATATCGCCCGTTCCGCGGGGAGCTGCGCGGTCGGAATCGGAAATGCGTACGGCGATCGATTTGACGCCGCCTTTAAAATACGGGCCGACGGGAGTGACGAAGATGCGGAATTGGTATTCGTCGGCGGGCTTTACGCCGATGACGGGATTCGCACCGAACATATAGGGACGGATGTACAGCGTCGCACCGCTTCCGTAGGGCGGCACGTAGGATTTATTCGCTTTGACGACGGCGAGAACGGCTTCGACGAAGCGTTCTTTCGGAAATACGGGCATTTCGAGCCGCTCGCACGAACGCTCCATACGCTCACCGTTTAAATTCGGTCGGAACGTAACGATGCGGCCGTCTTCGGTCGTGTATGCTTTGAGACCTTCGAAACAGGTCTGTGCATACTGAAGGACACCCGCGCATTCGGAAAGGGAAACCGTATCGTCGGAAACGAGTTTGCCGGCGTTCCATTTGCCGTTTTTGAATTCGGCGACGAAGCGCTTGTCCGTTTTCATGTAGCCGAAGGGGAGATTTGCCCAGTCGATTTTTTTGATCGATTTTTTCGCCGCGGTTTTTGCCGCCGGCTTTTTAACGCTCTTTTTTACCGCTGCGGATTTTTTTGCCGTTTTCTTTTCGAACGTTTTTTTCAAAGCGGTCTTTGCCTGCGCTTTTGCCGTTTTGTTTGCCGCACGCTTTACCGTTTTTGCCGCCGTCGCCTTTTTCATACCGGCCTTTGCCGGTTTTTTTACCGCTTTTATCGTTGCCATATCCACGCTCCAAAATGCACCGCAGCTTTGCCGCTGCGGACGTGTTAATAAAAATTAATATATTCTAACGCGCACGGATATTTTTTTCAATACGTATATCTGCAGTACATTATCTGTCCGTATCTTTTTTGCGCGACATTTTTTTTGAAATGTGATAGAGTATGCCGTCATGATACGTTTTACGTGGGAAGAGATCGAAAGCATTGTCGCAGGAAAAACTGCGCTTCCCGACGTGTTTGCGCGCGGTACGGCGCTCACGGTCGGAAACTTCGACGGCCCTCATATCGGGCACGATTCGCTGTTCGCCCTCGTCAGGGCGGAAGCGAAAAAAGACGATCTTACCCCCGGCGTCGTCGCGTTTAAGCAATCGCTCGGTGCTTTCAAATCCGAGGGATTTTACGAAGGCGATCTTTCGACGCTCGCACAGCGGCTTTCGGTCATCGAAGCGAGGGGCATGGCGTTCGCGATAGTCATTGACTTTTCCGATAAATTCGGTAAAATGGATGGACACAGTTTTTTATCGATGCTTGTGCGCGGCTGCGGCATGAAATTCATTGCGGAAGGCTGGGATTTTCGCTGCGGTTACCGCGGTGCGTACGGCATGAAGGAAATCCGCGCGTTTTCACGTAAAAGCGGCATCGTTTCGGAGTTTCCGGAGCCGACGCTGTATGAGGGAGAGCGTGTAAGCTCTTCGCTTATCCGCATGCGCGTTTTCAAAGGCGACATCCGTTCGGCCGAAGCCATGCTCGGCAGAAAATACGCGCTCGACTGTTCCACTTCCGTTTGGAAAAGGGACGGAGGCGCGCTTACGGCGGAACGCAGCGCTTTTGTGCAAGTGCTGCCCGAACACGGTACTTACGGCGTTCGCGTCATAACCGACGGATGCGTTTCGGAAGCCCGCTTTACGGCAAAATCTCATATCCTTTGCCTTGAGAATTTGCAAAAAGACGTGCGGCATATAAAGGCTGTAGAATTTATAAGAACGATAAAAGAATAGGAGTATACGAATGGCACTCTCGAAAGAAGCGGCATCCGCCGTTATCGCAAAATACGGTGCGAACGAACACGACACCGGCAACACAAAAGTGCAGGTCGCCCTGCTCACCGAACGCATCCAGCAGCTCACGGAGCACGAACGCGCTTTTCCGAAAGATAAAAGCGCAAAGCGCGCGCTGCTGAAAATCGTCGGCGCGAGGAGAAAGCTCTTGAAATATTTCGAGCGGACGAATCTCGAAGCGTACCGCTCTCTTATCAAAGAGCTCGGTATCCGTAAATAACGCAAGCAAAAAAGCCTGCATGACCGCTTGCTCCGGCGGCGCAGGCTTTTTTTATAGCATCGATCGGTTATTGATTTCAATTTCGGTCATTTTATGCGTCGATTGAATTTTGAAAATAAGCCGAATTGTGCGGATGCGGAATTCCGACCGTATGCCGTCCATTATGAATTTTATTAATTATTAATTTCGGAAAAGAACGACAAAGAATTGAGAACGGTAAAACGAAACGTTGAAATAGCGCGTCTCGTTTTACTTCGAGTTTTCTTTTGAAAACTCGTGATATACGTGTGCGCCGCTCGAAACTTCGCGCTTACGCGCTTGTTGCGAGTCCCGCGCACGAATGCGACATCTTCGGAAGTTGACACTTCCTGCAATGCCGCATTTTTAGGAAGGACAAGATGGTACAAAGAGTAACTGTGAGAGTCGGAGACGCCGACTTGATTTTGGAAACGGGAAGAATCGGCAAACAGGCAAACGGCTGCGTATTCGCTCAGTGGGGCGGAGCGGCGGTCATTGCGACGGTGTGCGCATCGCACGATGCGGTTGAGGGTATGGATTACGTTCCGGTCACCGTCGATTACAACGAGAAATTTTACGCTGCGGGAAAGATACCCGGCGGCTTTGTAAAGCGGGAAGGGCGGCCGAAAGATAAAGAGATTCTCGTCTCGCGCCTTATCGACCGGCCGATGCGGCCGCTGTTCGAAATGGCGTTCGGACGCGAAATTCAAATCGTGCCGACCTGCGTTTCCGCCGACGGCGTTCATACGCAGGATATCATTGCGGTTATCGCGGCGAGCGCCGCGGTGACGATTTCGGACATTCCGTTTCACGGACCCGTTGCCGCCTGCCGCGTCGCATATTTGAACGGCGAATACGTCGTCAACCCGACGTTTGCGCAAATCGAAAAGGCCGATTTGGAAATCGTCGTCGCGGGTACAGCCGAAGGCTTTACGATGGTCGAAGGCGGCGCGAACGAAGCGTCGGAAGACGTGATGCTCGGCGCGCTCGAAAAAGCGCAGGGCTTTATCACGGAGATGTGCCGCCTGCAGGAAGAGCTGCAAAAATTGTGCGGTAAAGAAAAGCTCCCGCTCGCGCCTCTTTCGGTGACGCTTGAAAATGCGGAAGCGATCGAAGCCGAAGCGACGCCGCTCATGAAAGAAGCGTGTTTCCGCGACGGCAAAATGGAGCGGAGCGCCGCAGTCAAAGCGGTCAAAAATAAAATCGCCGAAAAATACGCCGAACAGCTTTCGGACGAAGTGCAGAAAAAGCTCTTCGGCGCGCTCATGGACGATATTCAATATAAGCTGCTGCGTAAAGCGATTCTCGACGAAGGCGTGCGCATAGACGGACGCAAGTGCGACGAAATCCGTCCGATCACGTGCGAAATCAACGTGCTGCCGCGTCCGCACGGTTCGGCACTCTTTACGCGCGGCGAAACGCAGTCGCTCGCGGTAACGACGCTCGGTACGACGCTCGACGAACAGGCGTACGACGATATCGACGGAAACAGAAGCGAACACTTTATCCTGCACTACAATTTCCCGCCGTATTCGGTCGGAGAAGTCGGCAGGCTTATGACCGGCCGCCGCGAAATCGGACACGGAAACCTCGCCCGCCGCTCGCTCGCGCCGATGGTGCCGGGCAGAGACGAATTCCCGTATACGATCCGCGTCGTTTCGGAAATCATGGAATCGAACGGCTCGTCATCACAAGCGTCTACTTGCGGCGGTTGTCTTTCTCTGCTTGCCGCCGGTGTGCCGATGAAAAAGATGGTCGCGGGCGTCGCGATGGGGCTCATCACCGATGGACCGAAATACGAAAAGTATAAAATCCTTTCCGATATCCTCGGCGAAGAAGATCACTTGGGCGATATGGATTTTAAAGTCGCGGGAACAAAAGACGGCATCACCGGTTTCCAGATGGACATAAAGATTGCGGGCGTTTCGACCGAAATCATGCGCGAAGCTCTCGCACAGGCAAAAGCCGGCCGCTTGCATATTTTGTCGATTATGGAAAAAACGATCGATAAGCCGCAGCCGATCAGCCGCTATGCGCCGAAGATTATTTCCATGAAAATCCCCGTCGATAAAATCGGTGCGCTCATCGGACCGGGCGGAAAAAATATCAAAGCGCTCTGTGCCGACTACGACGTTACGATCAATACCGACGACGACGGAACGGTTACGATTTACGGAAAGACGGGTACTGCCGCCGAAGAAGCGAAAAAAGCCGTCAAAGGCATCACCGAAGATCCGGAACCGGGAACGATCTACAACGGAACCGTCAAGCGCATTATGGACTTCGGCGCCTTCGTCGAAATTCTTCCGGGAAAAGAAGGGCTTTGCCATATTTCAAAGCTTTCGCATTCCCGCGTCGAAAAAGTTACCGATGTGCTGAAAGAAGGCCAGCAGATTCCCGTAAAGCTGCTCGAAGTCGATAAGATGGGACGGCTGAACCTTTCGTACATAGACGCGCTCGACGAACAGGCGAAATAACGAACGAGGAAAGAGTCGTGATAAAACCGGTCGCCGTTGCGTGTACCGCGCTTCCGGGCGCTCTTCTTCCCGAATACAAAACGGAAGGAGCTGCGGGCGCGGATATATCCGCGTTTCTCCCGTCTCCCGTAACGATAGAGCGCGGCGCCTTTGCGCTCATCCCGACGGGCTTATGCTTTGCAATTCCCGAAGGCTTTGAAGCGCAAGTGAGGCCGCGTTCGGGGCTTGCGGCGAAGTCCGGCGTTACGGTTTTAAATGCGCCCGGTACGATCGACAGCGACTACCGCGGCGAAGTGAAAGTCATCCTCGTCAATTTCGGAGAAAAACCCTTTGTCGTGCAAAACGGCGACCGCATCGCGCAAATCGTTATTGCATCCGTTACGCAGGCGAATTTCGTCAAAGCGGATTTTCTCGATAAAACCGTACGCGGGGAGGGCGGCTTCGGTTCTACCGGAGTGAACGTATGAAGCGCGGGGGCGCCGATTCGGGCGGCTCGTATTGCGCCGCACTTCGCAGGTATTTTTCCGCGTTTCGAAGGTATCTTTCCGTCTTGAAAAATCGTTTTACCGATTGTGCGCAATCCGTTCGGACAAAGCTTTTCGGCGCTTCTCTCCGCCCTCACGTTCTTACGCGCTATCTCGTGCGCGAGCTTTTGCTGTATTTTTCCGTCGCATTTTTATTTTTCTTTACGATTTTTTTCGTCAATCAGATTTTACTCATCGCGGAAAATATTTTAAGGCAGGGCGCTCCCGTGTGGGACGTCGTAAAGCTTATGACCTACAGTCTTCCGTTTATCGTCGCGCAGTCTTCCCCCTTTGCCACTCTCGTCGGCTTTCTCATGTGTTTGGGACGATTTATGAGCGACAACGAAATTATTATTTTCAGAGCGTCGGGCTTCAGCTACGCTCACATTTTGACTCCGGTGCTCGTCATGGGGCTCGCTATTTCGATCGCGTCCTTTTTCGTAAACGATTATCTTTTGCCGCTCGGCACGATCCGCTACAACCGTCTGCGCCGTATGATTTTGTCGTCGAACCCCGCCGTCGCCCTCGCCTCTCATTCGGTAAAGCGGCTCAACACGGCGACGCTCGTTACCGGAGATGTTTCCGACACGAAAGTTTCCGACCTCGTCATCATCGATACGGGAAGCGACGGAAAAATGCGAATCATCTCTGCCGGAGAGTCGGAACTGAAATCGGTGCGCAAAGAGGGTGTGCTCATGCAGCTTACGATGACCGATGCCCTCGCGCTTTTTTTTAACACGGGTTCGTTTTCCGATTACGACCGGCTTGCATCGGATACGGTGACGTTCAATCTTTTTGAAAGCGCTTTTTTCAGCGACGGCGGAAACACGAGTCCGCGCGAAATGACGTCTTACGATTTGGGAAGGGCGCTGCGCGATATGAAAAAAAACGCCGATACCGATAAACGCACGCTCAACAACTATACGCTCGAATACAATAAAAAATTTTCGCTGCCGTTCGGCTCTTTCTTTTTCGCGCTCCTCGCGCTGCCGCTTGCGTTTTTGTTCGGCAGACAAAACGGACAGACGATAGGCATGATCGTCGGAATCATCATCAGCTTTTTGTATTGGACGATGATGATACTCGGACAGTATGCGTCGAGCAGAAACGGCTTTAACGGATTTTGGAGCATGTGGATTCCGAATATCGTGACGGGCGCGGCGGGGGCGGCGTTTTATATCGCGCTGAAAAAGCGATGATGCTCGTAAAATATTTATTTAAACGGTTTTTACCCGTCTTTTTAGGCGCCGTATTTTTTTCGGCGATCGTTTTAAATCTCGTCGATCTTTTGATGAACTTGTGGCGCTATATTCAAAATCAAGTGCCGGCTTCCGTCGTGTTTAAAATTATGGCGCTCTACACGCCGAAAACGATTTGGTACGCCGTCCCCATGGGTATCCTCTTCGCTTCATCGTATACGCTGAGCGCCCTCTATGCGAATAACGAGCTTACGGCAATTTTTGCGTCGGGCGTCTCGCTTTTTCGTTTTACAGCTCCGCTTTTGCTTTTGTCGCTCGTTTTGAGTTTCGCCCTGTTTTTTCTCGACGACGCGCTCGCCGTCACTACCTATGCGCAAAAGCAAAAGCTGCAAAGCACCGTTTTAAATCAGGAAAAAACGCTCGATAACGATGTGATAGTCATCCTCGCCGAAGGGGGCAATCTCATCTATAAGGCCGCCGTCTACGACGATGCGCAAAAGCGGCTTTACGATCTGTATTGTATTTTTCGAGGCGACGATAAAAAACTTGAAGCCGTCATTCACGCCGATTCCGCGCTGTGGGATACGGATCGCTGGAGACTGCAAAACGCGGTGCAGTTTTCGCTTGCAGGCGGGACGGTTACGCGCAGTGTTCCCGACGACGCTTTTACTTCCCGCCTCACAGAGCCTTTTGAAACGTTTCGGAACAACGTCGTTTCGGTCGAAGAGGTTACGGTGCGCGAAGCGAAAGAATATATCGAACACTTGATGCGGACGGGGCTGCCGTTCGGAGAAGCGCTTTCGCTGTACTACAAAAAGTTCGCGTTTCCGTTTATCGTGTTTATCGTCGTCTTCCTTTCAATCGGCCTTTCCGGGCGATCGAGAAAAAACGTCATGCTCATAAGTCTCGCGCTTTCGATAGGAGCTGCGGTTTTGTTTTACGTGACGCAGATGATTACGATGCTCCTTGCAAAGTTCGGCTATATAACCGCCTTTTCCGGAGCGTGGTTTCCGGTTATCCTGTTTATCATAGCGAGCGCTCTCCTTTTGCGCTTTACGAGGACATAAAAGTGAATATTTTTGAAGTGCACCATACGAGTTCCGACGGCTCGGCGCGGACGGGGCTGTTGACGCTGCCGCACGGCACTGTCCGAACTCCCGTCTTTATGCCGGTCGGAACGAATGCGACGGTCAAAGCCGTGTCGAAAGAATCGCTCGAAGAGATCGGCTTTGAAATCATCCTCGCCAATACCTACCACCTCTTTTTGCGCCCCGGTCCCGATTTGATAAAAGAAGCTGGCGGGCTGCACGGCTTTTCGAAGTGGCAAAAAAATTTTCTCACCGATTCGGGCGGTTTCCAAGTGTTTTCGCTCGCAAAGCTTCGGAAGATCGGCGCTGAAGGCGTTTCGTTCCAAAGTCACATCGACGGTTCGCGGCACTTTTTTACTCCCGAAAACGTCGTTGAAACGCAGGCGAAATTCAACAGCGATATTCAAATGCAGCTCGACGTGTGCACGGGCTGGAATGAAGGCAGAAAAGAAGCCGAGCGCGCTCTGGTGATTACGACGGATTGGGCGAAGCGGGCGCTTTCGGAGTGGAAGCGGGAGACCGAGCGCGGCTATCGCGGTTTTCTCTTTCCGATCGTTCAGGGTAATTTTTTTGAAGATCTCCGCAAAGAAAGCGCTCTCTTCGTTTCGTCTCTCGATACGGCGGGCATCGCGATCGGCGGTCTTTCCGTCGGAGAACCCGCTGAAGAGTTCGTGCGCTTTTTGCAGTATACGGTGCAATACTTACCCGAAGCGAAACCGAAATACGTTATGGGAATCGGTACGCCCGAATACATACTCGAAGCGGTCGCCTCCGGCATCGATATGTTCGACTGCGTGCTTCCGACGCGCAACGCGCGCAACGGTTCGTACTTTACGCACGACGGTATGCTGTCGATAAAACAGGAACGCTTTGCGCACGATTTTTCTCCGATAGATGCCGAGTGCACGTGCAAAGTGTGCCGCACCTATTCCCGCGCCTATCTCCGTCACCTCTTCAAAGAGCAGGAAATACTCAGCGCGATGCTTTCATCGTATCACAATCTCTATTTTCTTCACGCGATGATGGGTGAAATCCGTAACGCAATCGAAGAGAACAGGTTTTTAGAGTATAAGCGCGATTTTCTTGCGCGATTCGGCGCCGGAACCATCCGATAGGTCGAATGGCGAGTTTGGAAAGTATCAGCTAATAGCGCTGTGTTTACGGCGAGAACTTCGTTCGCTGCGCTCACTACCGAGTTTGCTCTGCAAACTCGCCGTGTATGCCGCGGTCGAGCTTTTAGGGTGGGCTTTCATGAGTCTAACGCTCGAAACGGCACGCAGCCGGAACCTCGCCGTAAACATAATTTTATTTATTTTCCAAACTCGCCATTCCGTTGGTGAACGAAACGGATGGAAAAGGGGCTGTCTCAAAAGTCGGTTACTTTTTCGACAGCCCGTCGAGTTTAAAATTAAGTCTTTATATTGCAAGGACTTAATTTTAAACATCGCATATAAAATCAAGGGGCTGTCCAAAAACTGAAGTTTTTGGACAGCCCCTTGAACCAAATAATATGATCGACGGATCGAGGATTGTCTATGAAGATACACTATGCCACAGTTGCTCTGACTTTTTTTGTACTGCAGCCCTTTTGCCGTGTTCCCGCCGGCAAAAGCGCTTCGGTTTTTGCCCAAAGCGCTTCGTCCGCTTCTGCGCAAAACGCGTCGGCGCAAAGCGCGGCACCGGTCGGAACTTCGATCGGAGGGGTTTCTCAAATCAAAAAAGCCGTCACGATACCTCAAGCGAAGCGCCCTGCAGCTCCCGATAAAGAAAAGAGCGAAAAAGCCGCTCTTTCCGATAAAAGCCCAGACACCGTAAAAGAATATCGCGATACGTTCCGCTACGGCGTGTCGCCCGAAATCACGTCGCTTTTGCAAAAGTGCATCGACAACGACGATCCCCGCTTTTCGGACGACGCGTACGATTTATTTCATACGACGCGCTCTTCGCAAGTGCGTGAAAAAATTCTCGAATATTTTACGCATCTGAAAGATCCGTGTTTGGAAGATTATGCCGTCGGCGTTTTGGACGATCCCTACGATACGAAAAACACTACGGTCGAAGCGGTGTTCCGCTACGTTTCCGCGGTAAAGTGCAAAGAAGCGCTTCCGGCAGTTCTCGCCCTTTTGGATACGGACAGCGACGCGTATTTTCAAGCCGCGCTTACGACGATCGGAGAGATCGGCGGGCCGGAAGAAGCGCAGTACCTTGCAGGCTATATCGACCGCGATGATTTGACCGTGCCTCAAAAACAAGCGCTCGCTCGCGTGCTCGGAAAACTGCATGCAACTGAAACGTGGGCGAAGCTCGTTTCGATTGCGCAAAATGAAGACGAAAACGCTTTTGTGCGTATGTACGCGGCGGAAGCGATCGGCGCGATGCAAAAGAGCGAATCGATTCCTATCCTTGCCGAACTCTACGAATCATCCGACCCGAATTTCCGCCAGTACGTCATCAAAGGCTTGTCGTACTATCCCGAAAGCGGAGAGGCAAAAGAAGTCATCATGCAGGGCATCCGCGACGAACACTATAAAGTGAGACTCGAAGCGATAGCCGCGGTAAAAAAACTCAAACTTACCGAAGCGTCTCCGTACCTCGTCTACCGTGCAAAAAACGATAAAGAAAAAGTCGTCAAAACCGCGTGCTACGATGCGCTCGCTTCCCTCGGCACAAAAGACGGAAACGGCTGCCTCATAGAGATCGTCTCCGATCCGAAGTCCGGCGATACTGCAAAGGCGGACGCGGCGAAAGCGCTCGTTTCTCAAGGCTCGGTCGGTGAAAAAGAGATACTCGCCCTCGCCGGAGCAACGCTCAAAGACGATAAGCGAAAGCAGCTCCGCTACGCGCTCGGAAAACTGTTCGCAAAGTACGCGAGAGCGGGCTATGCGGATATCTGCCGCGATTTTTTGCTTTCAAAAGATGCGGCGACGGTGAGCCTCGGTCTCGATATGTATGCGAAAGCGAAATACGCTTCGGCCGCCGCCGTCGTCTCCTCTCTTGCGAACGATAAAAAATCGGGAGCGAACGGAGAACGTGCTCGGAAGATTCTCGGCATGAGCGAACAGTAGGGGCGGCCGGCGTGCGCGTGCTACAGGGGCAAGCGATTGACTTGAACTTGATTGTTGCTGGGGTAATTGGCCTCATCGATGAGGCGATAGTAAGAGCGGCTTTCCGATGTTACGATTCGGTATTGCCGATTATGTGTACAGGTATGCAAGGGCTGTCCAAAAACTTCAGCCTTTGGACAGTTTCCCTTTTTTGATAAGCTCCGTTATTTTTTTGCTGTAGTTTTCGGACAGCTTTTTTACTATGCGATATTATTTTTTGCTGTATTTTTCGGCGTAACGTCTTACTTCGTCAAGTCGTTTGTATCCTACCTGCGGAGGAATAGTGCAATCGGCTCCGATAATGACGCCGACGGTTCCGACATCCGCTATGAGCTGCTTTACGCGATTTTCGATTTCGGTATCGGGGCCGATATCGAGCAGCGTGCCTTTGCTGTTGGGAAAGCCGCCTAAAACGCAAGCGCCGCCGAAATATTTTTTCCCTTCCGAAAGCGACATTTTTTCCGCGTGTATCGACCAGTTGTATACTTTGGCTTTGTAGTCGGTATAGAATGATAAATTGTTTGTCGTACTTCCGTAACCGCATATATGCAAAATATTGTTATCCCATAACGTATTTATTTTATGTAAAACTTGGAGATCCGATTTTTCCACGTAATGCTTGTGGAAGTTTATATCGACTTGCTTTGCCTGTACGCTTTGCACGCTGTAATAGATACCGTCGACGGCGGTATTCCGTTTGATTTTATCGGCGAGAACTTCGAGGTCTTTCGCGATTTCCAAAGAAGCTGCGAGCATCGCATCGGGGTCTTCGATAAACAACTCGGCAAATAATTCGGGGCGCTTTTTGTAGCACTCGGTATATAAGCGGATATAATTGAGCGGGGCGAAGATATTGTAAAAGGCTGCGATTTCTCCGTTGAAATGTTTGAGAATTTCGTTGAGCATATCGACTTGCTTATCGTACCACGGAGAAGACATACCTATCGATTTGATTTTTTTTATGTCGTCGATAGTGTTGATATCGTTTTCCATGATCGACGGATGCCCGAAAAAACCGTCGGACATAACCTT
This Treponema socranskii subsp. buccale DNA region includes the following protein-coding sequences:
- a CDS encoding uroporphyrinogen decarboxylase family protein; translated protein: MTCNEAQSRENTHAEMKAKRKLILDAFDNKAVERVPVGFWWHFADEYRQFRGLMDDGIIQATIDGTKKMYDDLKPDMAKVMSDGFFGHPSIMENDINTIDDIKKIKSIGMSSPWYDKQVDMLNEILKHFNGEIAAFYNIFAPLNYIRLYTECYKKRPELFAELFIEDPDAMLAASLEIAKDLEVLADKIKRNTAVDGIYYSVQSVQAKQVDINFHKHYVEKSDLQVLHKINTLWDNNILHICGYGSTTNNLSFYTDYKAKVYNWSIHAEKMSLSEGKKYFGGACVLGGFPNSKGTLLDIGPDTEIENRVKQLIADVGTVGVIIGADCTIPPQVGYKRLDEVRRYAEKYSKK
- a CDS encoding LptF/LptG family permease; translated protein: MKRGGADSGGSYCAALRRYFSAFRRYLSVLKNRFTDCAQSVRTKLFGASLRPHVLTRYLVRELLLYFSVAFLFFFTIFFVNQILLIAENILRQGAPVWDVVKLMTYSLPFIVAQSSPFATLVGFLMCLGRFMSDNEIIIFRASGFSYAHILTPVLVMGLAISIASFFVNDYLLPLGTIRYNRLRRMILSSNPAVALASHSVKRLNTATLVTGDVSDTKVSDLVIIDTGSDGKMRIISAGESELKSVRKEGVLMQLTMTDALALFFNTGSFSDYDRLASDTVTFNLFESAFFSDGGNTSPREMTSYDLGRALRDMKKNADTDKRTLNNYTLEYNKKFSLPFGSFFFALLALPLAFLFGRQNGQTIGMIVGIIISFLYWTMMILGQYASSRNGFNGFWSMWIPNIVTGAAGAAFYIALKKR
- a CDS encoding HEAT repeat domain-containing protein, yielding MKIHYATVALTFFVLQPFCRVPAGKSASVFAQSASSASAQNASAQSAAPVGTSIGGVSQIKKAVTIPQAKRPAAPDKEKSEKAALSDKSPDTVKEYRDTFRYGVSPEITSLLQKCIDNDDPRFSDDAYDLFHTTRSSQVREKILEYFTHLKDPCLEDYAVGVLDDPYDTKNTTVEAVFRYVSAVKCKEALPAVLALLDTDSDAYFQAALTTIGEIGGPEEAQYLAGYIDRDDLTVPQKQALARVLGKLHATETWAKLVSIAQNEDENAFVRMYAAEAIGAMQKSESIPILAELYESSDPNFRQYVIKGLSYYPESGEAKEVIMQGIRDEHYKVRLEAIAAVKKLKLTEASPYLVYRAKNDKEKVVKTACYDALASLGTKDGNGCLIEIVSDPKSGDTAKADAAKALVSQGSVGEKEILALAGATLKDDKRKQLRYALGKLFAKYARAGYADICRDFLLSKDAATVSLGLDMYAKAKYASAAAVVSSLANDKKSGANGERARKILGMSEQ
- a CDS encoding LptF/LptG family permease — translated: MMLVKYLFKRFLPVFLGAVFFSAIVLNLVDLLMNLWRYIQNQVPASVVFKIMALYTPKTIWYAVPMGILFASSYTLSALYANNELTAIFASGVSLFRFTAPLLLLSLVLSFALFFLDDALAVTTYAQKQKLQSTVLNQEKTLDNDVIVILAEGGNLIYKAAVYDDAQKRLYDLYCIFRGDDKKLEAVIHADSALWDTDRWRLQNAVQFSLAGGTVTRSVPDDAFTSRLTEPFETFRNNVVSVEEVTVREAKEYIEHLMRTGLPFGEALSLYYKKFAFPFIVFIVVFLSIGLSGRSRKNVMLISLALSIGAAVLFYVTQMITMLLAKFGYITAFSGAWFPVILFIIASALLLRFTRT
- the tgt gene encoding tRNA guanosine(34) transglycosylase Tgt, giving the protein MNIFEVHHTSSDGSARTGLLTLPHGTVRTPVFMPVGTNATVKAVSKESLEEIGFEIILANTYHLFLRPGPDLIKEAGGLHGFSKWQKNFLTDSGGFQVFSLAKLRKIGAEGVSFQSHIDGSRHFFTPENVVETQAKFNSDIQMQLDVCTGWNEGRKEAERALVITTDWAKRALSEWKRETERGYRGFLFPIVQGNFFEDLRKESALFVSSLDTAGIAIGGLSVGEPAEEFVRFLQYTVQYLPEAKPKYVMGIGTPEYILEAVASGIDMFDCVLPTRNARNGSYFTHDGMLSIKQERFAHDFSPIDAECTCKVCRTYSRAYLRHLFKEQEILSAMLSSYHNLYFLHAMMGEIRNAIEENRFLEYKRDFLARFGAGTIR